In the genome of Thermodesulfobacteriota bacterium, the window TCGTAATCCTGGGTGACAAAGCCCGTGGTCGTCACGATGGAGACGGTATGAAAGAGGGTGCTACGGAAGGCCTCTTCGGTGAGGGCCTCTCCCCCGAACAGCCGGGCGAGGAGAATCAATCCCGTAGCAACCCCGGTGAGGCCCAGAAAGAATCGAAACTCCGGGTTCGACCAATAAAGATGGACCTTCCCCCGCAGGGCCCAGTAGTGCAGCGAGAAATTGATCCCGGCGATCAGCATGAAGAGGGTGATCACATACTGGACGAAGGGGGAGGGAAAGGCGGCAATGCTCAAATTGGTGGGAGCGAACCCGCCGGTGGCCAACGTGCCGAAGGTGATACAGACCGAATCGAAGAGCGAGAGGCCACCCAACCACAAGAGGAGGATTTCGGCCAGGGTGAAGAGGAGATAGACCCCCCAGAGGATCTTGGCGGTCTCGCTGATGCGTGGGGAGATCTTCTCCTTGGTCGGCCCCGGGACCTCGGCCTTGAAGAGCTGGACGCCCCCGACCCCCAAAAACGGGAGGACCGCCACTGCCAGGGCGATGACGCCCATGCCTCCCAACCACTGCGTCATATTCCTCCATGCCAGCAGGCTCTTGGGGAGGGCTTCGATATCGGTGAGGATGCTCGCGCCGGTGGTGGTGAATCCCGACATCGTCTCGAAAAAGGCATCGGTCAGGTCGGGGATCGCGCCGGAGGTCATGAAGGGCACGGCGCCCAAGAAGGAGAAGGTCACCCAGGTGAGGGAGACGGTCAAGAAGGCCTCCCGGATCTGGAGCTCTGGCGCTTTTCGGGTAAGATAGCGCAGCAGGAGGCTCAGAAGGCCGACGGTGACCATCTGGAGGAGGTAATGATCGAAGAGCCCGTCACGATAATAGAGGGAAACGAGCAGGGGGAGGACGAGAAACCCACAGAGGAGCAACCAGAGCGAGGAAAGGGTGTAGAGGATCGAAGAAATTTTCAAGACCGTCTCCTCGGTCAGCCAAAGGCCACGGAGGGCATCGCAGCTTAGGACCCCTTCCAGCCGGCCCCCTCGGGCGATAGGACCGGTTTGGTCTTCTATGCAAATTTCTTTTCAATGGCGGGGATCGCCTTTGGCAAGGCAAAGACGATCACCTTGTCTCCGGTCTCGAGGGCGCTCTTGCCGTGGGGGATGATGACCTCATCCCGCCGGATGATCGCGGCGATCAGGGACCCTTGGGGCAACCCGAGGTCTTTGAGCGGCCTGCCCGTGATCTTGTTCGACTTCATCACCTCAAATTCGATCGCCTCCGCTTCGATCCCGTGAAACGTGGCGGCCGAGAGGATGGCCCCTCGACGGACGAAACGGAGTATGGCCGAGGCCGTCGAAAGGCGGACGTTGACGGTGGAGTCGATCCCGATGACCGGCAGGATCGGAAGATAGGTCGGTTTATTGACCAGGGCGATGGTCTTCTGGACCCCGAGATGCTTGGCCAACAGGCAGGAGAGGATGTTGTCCTCGTCATCGCCGGTGACGGCGATAAAGGCGTCCATGTTGAGGAGCCCTTCCCGGGCGAGGGTATCGATCTCGGTCCCATCGGCCTGGTAGACGGTGGTGCGTCTGAGCTGGGAGGCGATCTTCATCGATTTCTCTTTGTTCGATTCGACCAGGATCACCTCGACCCTCTCCTCCAGTTTGCCCGCCAGCCCCCTTCCGATCTTTCCGCCTCCCAGGATCATGATCCTCTCCAGCCTCTGGTCGGCCTTGCCCGCCAGGGAGAGGACAAGGGGGAGGCTTTCCCGCTTGGTCACCACGAAGATCTGATCGTTCTTGCTGAGATAGTCTTCTCCGGTGGGGATGATCGTCCGCTCGCCCTTCAGCATGGCCACCACCCGGAGATTTCGACGCTCCTCCTCCCGGCCGATCTCCTTCAGGGGCTTGTTCAGGTGCGGGCACTGCGCATCGAGCTTCAACCCGACCACCACGATCTTCCCGTTCTCGAATTCGATCACCTCGGAGGCGGAGGCGCGCATGAGGAGGCGGATGATCTCCTCGATCACCTCCTCTTCGGGGTGGATGAAGAGGTCGACCCCGAGGTCCTGGGGTTTCAGGATGGAAGAGGCCTCATAATAGTCTGGGTTTCTGACCCTGGCGATTTTCTTCTTCACCCCCATCTTCGAGGCGATCAGGCAGGCGATCAAATTGATCTCGTCCACCCCCGAGGCCGCGATCAGCATATCGACCGATTCCAGGCCCGCCTCTTTCAAGACCTTCATGCTCGAGGCATCGCCCTCGATCACCGAGACGTCGAGCATCTCCTGGGCGTGGGCGCATTTCTCCGGGTCGTTGTCGATCAGGACGAGATCGTGTTTTTCGAGCGAGAGCCTCTGGGCCAGGTAGAACCCAACCTCGCCGGCCCCGATGATGGCGATCTTCATCGATCCTTCTTCCTGCCCCCTGCCTTCACCGAATCTTTTTGATGTCCTCCTCCCGGCCGAGGACGACGAGGATGTCGCTGTCCTTGATCACGAAATCGGCGCTGGGGATCAACCGGATTCGGTCGGGCAGCACCTCCCTCACCGCGATCACCTCGATGTGATACCGGCTCCGGAGATGGAGCTCCCCGATGGCCTTCCCAAAAAAACTGGGAGGGGGGACCACTTCGCTGATGGTGTAATCTTCGGAAAGGGGGATATAATCGAGGACGTTGGGCGAAATCAGGCTTCGGGCGATCTTGGCGGCCATCTCCTTTTCTGGGATGAGGACCTCTGTGGCCCCAACCTTCTCGAGAACCTTCTTGTGATCTTCGTCGGGGGCCTTCACGATGATCCGCTTGACTCTCATCTCCCGGAGGTGAAGGGTGAGGAGGGTGGCGGCCGCCAGATCCTCACCGAAGGAGATGATGACCACGTCATCCTCCTGGAGGCCGATCGAATCCATCACCTCTTTGTCCGTTCCGTCCGCCAAGATCGCCTTGGTGGAATAGTCCTTGATCTTCTGGAGGACGTCACGGTCTTTGTCGATGGCGATCACTTCGAAGCCATTCTCAAAAAGATCTTTGGCAATATTGAAGCCGAAGATCCCCAAGCCGATCACCACCGCTCGTCTCATCCGATCTCTCCCGATCCAGAAATCTCGACCCCATGGGTCAATCCCCTCCCCGCTCTCTCATCCTCACCCCACCATCACCCCTTCCTCGGCATAGACCAGGCTCCTCTTTCGACCGGACCTCGAAAGGGAATAGGCCAGGGTGAGAGGCCCCACCCTCCCGGCGAACATCATTAGAATGATCGCACATTTTTGGAGGTCGTTCAACTGCGGGGTCACCCCCATGGACAATCCGACCGTCCCGAAGGCCGAGACCACCTCGAAGAGATACTCCACGAAGAGTCGCCGGCTTTCGAGGGGGGCGAGGTCCTGTCCCCCGACCATCAAGAGAAAAGAGGTGACGAGGGAGATGGAGAAGGCCGAGGCGAAGATGATGGAGAGGGTGCGGCTGACCACCTCCTTGGGAATCGTCCGGGAAAAGAGGTTCACCTCCTCATTGCCCCGGAACCGGTTCCATATCATCAGGACGAGGAGGGCCGCGCTCGTCGTCTTGATGCCCCCTCCGGTCGATCCTGGAGAGGCCCCGATGAACATCAGAACGATCAGGAGGAGGAGGGTGGCATTCTTCAAGCCACTGATATCGACCGTGTTAAACCCGCAGGTCCTCGGCGTCACCGACTGAAAAATGGAGGCCAGGAGTTGATTCAGGGGAGGCACCTCCCGGAGGACCCCCGTCCTTTCGAAGAGGTAGAAGAGGAGGGCTCCTAGGGTGATGAGGAGGGCCGTGGTCAGCAGGACCACCTTCGTGTGGAGGGAGAACCTCTTTTGATGGCCTCTCCCTCTCAAATAAATCTCATATTGCACAATGAACCCGATCCCTCCTGCAACCAACAGGCCGATCACCGCAACATTGACCAGCGGATCGCCCTGGTAACGCACCAGGCTGTCGGGAAAGAGAGAAAACCCGCAGTTGTTGAAGGCGGAAATGGCATGGTAGGCCGCCAAATAGAGGGCCCTCCAGGCCGGGAACTCTTGGGAAAATCGAACGAAGAGGACGAGGGTCCCCGCCGATTCGAAGAGCAAGGTCGAAACCAAGATCGCTCTCAGGATGAGGAGGAGGTCCCCCCGTCGGGGTTGAAGATAGGTGGAAAGGATGATCTCCCTTCCTTTGAAGGAGATGCCCCGCCCCATGAGGACGAAGAAGATGGTGGAGAAGGTGATGATGCCCAACCCTCCGATTTGAAACAGAAGGATCGTGACGACCTGTCCGAACAGGGAGAGGTCCCTTCCGTTATCGATGACCACCAGGCCGGTGACGCAGACCGCGGAGGCCGAGGTGAAGAGGGCATCGATGAGGCGAAGCTGGCCGTGGGCCGAGGCGATGGGAAGGGAGAGGAGGGCCGTGCCCACTAGAATGACGCCGGCAAAACTGAGAATGAAGATCCTCGAAGGGGTAAGGGTTCTCGATAAAAAGGGCTTGATCTGGACCGAGACACTCATGAAGAAACCTTTGACGATCGGACTTCGATCCAATTTACTCAATCTTTTTAGGCCTGTCAACCTCGCCGAACTCTCTCTTGACTATTTCAGACGCACCTTTTATGATCTGTCCGATTTTTAACAAGTAAGGGTAACGCCTCTCTGATCATCGGGTTGAATCGGAGAGGTCAGAGGGATCTCCAATCCCTACCCAACGGATGGGAAAGACCGATTCCAAACCCCGGATAAGGGAGCGGGAGATTGACGATGCTGGATCTCTTATTAGCCTTCTCCCTCCTCATCCTCATCTCCATCACCTTGAGCCTCTACCGTGGAGCCGTTGGCCCGGGCGTTTTTAATCGAGTGGCCGCGGTCAACGTCATCGGAACCAAGACCGTCGCCCTCCTGTTGGTCTTCGGATACCTCTTTGAAAGGCCCCTCTTCTTTGATATCGCCCTCCTCTACGCCATGTTGAATTTCATCGGGGTCTTGGTCATCGCCAAGTATCTCGAGAGAGGTGACCTATGGTCATAGCCCATCTCTTGGTGGTCCCCTTTTTAGCGGGGGGCGTCTTCTTCTTGTTGGTGGGAGCCATCGGGCTGTTGAGGCTGCCCGATTTTTACACCCGCCTCCATGCCACAGGAAAGTGCGATACCCTGGGCGTCGGGCTCATCGTCCTGGGCCTCCTCATCTACCACCTCTTTCACTATCCCCAATATCCCCTCGTGCCGTTACGACTCGTCTTTCTGATCTTTTTCATCTTCGTCGCCAATCCCACGGCCACCCACGCCCTCATACGCGCAGCCTATCGGACCGGTTTGAAACCCTGGAAGGTCGGAGAGGAGAGGCGATGAAACGGCCGAAGAAGAGAGAGGGATTTCTCCTCACCTTCCTTGTGATGTTCTTCTTCTGGGTCATCCTGTCCGGCCTCTTTGGCGCCTTTCACCTCATCGCCGGGCTTTTCAGCAGCGCCCTCGTGGCCTTGCTCTCCCATGACCTCCTGGTGCAGGGAAAGGCCGAAAAGCTCCTGACGAAGTCTTGGAGGCTCATTCGTTACATCCCGTGGGAACTTTGGCAGATCGTCCTGGCCAATTTCGACGTCGCCTATCGGGTGCTCCACCCCAAGTTGCCCATCGATCCCCGGATCTTCGAATTCGAAACCGACCTGAGAGGGGACTGGGCCCTGACCACCCTGGCCAACTCGATCACCTTAACCCCTGGGACCATCACCATCCAGGTGGAACCAGAGAGGGGAAGGTTTTTGGTCCACGGGATCTCCAAAGAGGCGGAAGAGGCCCTCACCCTCGAGCAGACGATGCAGAGAAAGGTGGGTCACGTCTTCATGGAACCTTCGATCAAAAAGGGGGACAGGGGATGACGATCTGGATCGACATTCTTCTCCTCTCCTTCGTCGTCGTCGTGGCGGTGGCGGCAGTGGTCATCAAGGACCTCTTGAGCGCCGTCATCCTGCTGGGCGCCTACAGTTTTCTCATGGCCCTGCTCTGGGTGGAGATGCATTCGGTCGATGTGGGCTTCATGGAGGCGACCGTGGGCGCAGGGGTGACCACCGCCTTTATGATCGCCGCCCTGAGCCGAACGACGAGGTGGGAAAAATAATGAAATGGTTTAAGGCCACGGCCCTCGCCCTTCTCATCCTCCTCGGCCTCCTCTTCCTCTATGTGGTCGAGGACCTTCCGGAGTTCGGTGACCCCGGATCCCCTGCGATCCGGGCGGTGAAGCTTTTCGATCTCCCTCTCCTCTCTTTCGATACGGCCTTGGATCAAGGGAAGCCCCCCGAGGCGCTCCTCGACGCCCTGAGGCAGAGGGGATTTCCCCTTCCGGTCCGGATCGAAAAGGTGAGAGAAGGGGCGGCTGAGTGGATCGGTTACATTCCCAAGGAAGAGATCTATTACGACAAGGAAGAGAAGTACTACTGGATCGTCAAAGAGGGCCAGGAGCTCCGGATCTTCCGATATGCCTTTGTCGTCCGTTGGTTCGAAAAAGGCCTCAAGGAGACGGAGGTCCCCAATATGGTCACCCACGGATTGGCCGATTACAGGGGTTACGACACCCTGGGGGAGACGGTCGTCATCTTCACGGCGGGCGTCTCGGTCATTCTCCTGTTGAGGAGGCAGGGGAGGCTGTGAAACCGCAAAAGGAATCGAAAAGCGTCGTCATCGAAACCGTCACCCGGATCATGATCCCCTTCATCCAGCTCTTCGCCCTTTACGTGGTCTTTCATGGATCGCTCGGCCCGGGCGGGGGCTTCCAGGGAGGGGCCATCTTCGCCTCCTCGTTCATCCTCTATGGGGTCGCCTTCCACCTCTTCCAGGCGAGGCAGAGGATCCCCGAATCGACCGTGACCTTTCTCAGCCCCGCGGGCGTGGGCCTCTATGCCGGCGTGGGCCTGCTCGGGCTTCTCTTCAGCCTGGGGGCCGCCCAGTATCTCAACTACGGATTCATCCCCTTCACCTCCCGTTTCGAGACCAATCGGGCCCTCGGAATCGACCTGGTGGAAATAGGGGTGGCCATCACGGTGATGGCCATCATGATCTCCATCTTCTTCGACCTCGCCGGAGGCCCAAAGGAAGGGGAGGGTTAGGTTCATGTTCCAGTGGATCGCCGAAGAGGTCTTCGCCAAATACAACTACTGGGTTTCGATCTTGCTGATGCTCATCGGCTTCTATGCCATTATCCTGAAACAGAACCTCTTTAAAAAGATCATTGGCCTCAACATCTTCCAGACGGCCATCTTTCTCTTTTATATCTCCCTGGGCTACGTCAAAAACGGGACCGCCCCGATCCTCAGCGAAGAGATGGTCCTCAAAGGCTACCAGTATGTGAACCCGTTGCCCCACGTCCTCATCCTGACGGCCATCGTCGTCTCCGTGGCCACGACCGCGGTCGGGCTCTCGCTGATCATCCGGTTGAAGGAGGAATACGGAACGATCGAGGAGCCGGAGCTCCTGGAGGCCATCAAGAGGGGAGGGAAGTAGAGTGATCCCTCTTGTCGAACACCTTCCCATCTTGACCATCCTCGTCCCCCTCTTCTCCGCCTTCGCCACGCTCGTCGTAGGCTGGTTTCGAAAAGGCTCCTGCATCTTCTTCGTCTGGGCGGCCCTCTCGATCCAGTTCGTCCTGTCCTTATTCATCCTCCACCGTGTGCTGACCGATGGCCCCATCCGCTACTGGGTCGGGGGGTGGATGCCTCCGTGGGGCATCGAGCTGGTCGTGGACACCTTGAACGCCTACATCCTCCTCATCCTCCTCTTCCTCTGCCTCCTCTGCGCCGTCTATTCGAAGAGGAATATCGAACACGAACTCCCCCACAAGAGGGGCTCCTATTATACCCTCTTCCTCCTTCTGGTCGCGGGGCTCTGCGGGGCCACCCTCACCGGCGATATCTTCAATATGTTCGTCTTCATCGAGATCTTCTCCCTCTCTGCCTATGCCCTCATCGCCTCCCGCGGGAAGATCGCGCTCAAGGCCAGTTTTACCTACCTGATCTTGGGCTCCATCGGCACCTGTTTCTTCGTCCTCGGGATCGGATGCCTCTATTCGATCACGGGGACCCTGAACATCCACGACCTGTCACTCCTCTTGCCTCCTTTTTACGGAAATAAGGTGATCAAGACCGCCTTCGTCTTCTTCCTCATCGGGCTGAGCATCAAGATGGCCCTCTTCCCCTTCCACACATGGCTCCCCGATGCCCATGCCTTCGCCCCTGCGGAGGTGAGCGCCATCCTCTCCGGCATCATGATCGAGGTCTCCACTTACGCCTTCCTGAGGCTCGCCTTCTCGGTCTTCACGATTCAATTTCTGAAGGTCCTTCCCGTCTTCGATATCCTCTGTGCCGTGGCGGTGGCCGCCATCCTCTTCGGGTCGACGATGGCCATCTCCCAGGTCAACCTGAAGCGGATGCTCGCCTATTCGAGCGTCGCCAATATGGGCTATATCGTGCTCGGGGTCGGCCTCTCCCTCTCCACCAAGGAATCGCCCTGGGGGGGACTCAACCCCGCCCTGATCCACATCGCCAACCACGCCCTGATGAAGGGGTGCCTCTTCCTCGCGGCAGGGGCCTTCATCTATAAAGGCGAACTCTGGGAGATCCCCCAACTGGAAGGCCTGGCGAGGAAGATGCCCTACACCTGTGCCGCTTTCCTCGTCGCGGCCATCTCGATGATCGGGATCCCGCCCACCGTCGGGTTCGTCTCAAAGCTCTACCTCATCCTCGCCTCCATCGAAACCGGAAACTACCTCTTCGTGGCCGCCCTCCTGGTGAGTTCCCTTTTGAACCTGGTCTATTTCTGGAGGATCATCGAATCGATGTATATGAGACAGGGAGAGGCCGGACACGACGGTCACTCCTCCCACGGCTCCGGAGGGGAGGCCCCGATCGGCATGTTGATCCCCATCCTCCTCCTGGCCTCCCTCTGTATCGGGATGGGGATCGTCTGGTTGGCGAAGGCGCCGATCCCGATGCTCACTCAGATCAACCATCTCTTTGGATTGGGAAAGGGTCTATGATGGACACGGTCGAATCCACGATCCCGGCCTTGGCGCTCTCCTGCCCCCTGATCGCCTCCTTCCTGATCCTTCTCTCGAGAGGGCGGCCCAACGTGAGGGAGAGCTGGAGTCTGCTGGCGGGGATCGGCCAATTTCTCCTGATCCTCTCCATGAAACCCCTCCTCCTCCAGGGGAAGACCGTCTCGTGCAACCTTCTGACCGGCGTCCTTCCCGGGATCGACTTGGGGTTGAGGGTGGATGCCCTCGGACTCGTCTTCGCCATCACCTCCTCCTTCCTCTACATATTAGTCTCGGCCTTTTCCGTCGGTTACATGCGGGCCCTCGAAGAACACGGTCAGACGCGGTACTACTTCTGCTTCGCCCTGGCCATTTTCGGCGCGGTGGGCGTGGCCCTTTCCAAAAATCTCCTGACCTTCTTCCTCTTCTACGAAATTTTGACCGTCTCCACCTACCCCCTCGTGGCCCACGAGGAGTCCCAGGAGGCCCTCTTTGCGGGTCGAAAATATCTCGCCTATCTGCTCACCTCGGGCGTCTTCCTGCTTGCGGCCACGGCCCTCGACTACTCCCTCGCCGGGACGACCGATTTTCGTCCAGGGGGCCATCTGAGCCCGGCCACCGCCTCGAAACCTCTCCTCACGACCCTCTTCTTCCTCTTCCTCCTCGGGTTGATGAAGGCGGCTTACATGCCGTTCCACTCGTGGTTGCCCACGGCGATGGTAGCGCCCACGCCGGTGAGCGCCCTGCTCCATGCGGTAGCGGTCGTCAAAGCGGGCGTCTTTGGGGTCCTCCGGGTCGTCTGTCATGTCTATGGAACCGATCTGATGAAAGAACTGGGCCTGGGGACGATGCTCGCCGCCCTGGCGGGCTTCACCATGATCGGGGCCTCCCTCTTCGCCATCGCCCAGGACAACTTGAAAAAGAGGCTGGCCTACTCGACGATCAGCCAGCTCTCCTACATCCTCTTCGGGGCGGGGCTGCTGACCCCGATGGGCCTCACCGGCGCCATCCTCCACATCCCCTTCCACGGGTTCATGAAGATCACCCTCTTTCTCTGTGCCGGCTTCATTTTGGCTGCCACAGGAAAAAAGGACATCAGCGAGATGGCCGGGATCGGAAGGGCCATGCCCATCACCATGTTCGCCTTCACCATCGGGGCCCTCGGGATGTGCGGAGCGCCTCCCGTGGCTGGACTTCTGACCAAATGGTACCTGGGGCTCGGGGCGGTTCAATCCGGATCCCTACCTTTTCTCGCCATCCTCCTCATCGCCTCCCTTCTCGACGTGGTCTACTTCTTCCCCCTGATCCGGACCGCCTTCTTCGAGGCCATGCCCCGGGAGGAAATCCTCCCAGGAGATTTGGCAAAAGGGGTGGAGATCCTTTCGGAAAGGCCTTTGCCTATCGAGACGGCCCGAAGGCTCTACGCCTTCATGTTCCTTCCCCTTTCGGTCACAGGTCTCTGCTCCATCCTCTTCTGCCTCTTTCCAAACCTCTTCGATATCCTGAACCTTGCCCGGATTGCCGTGAGAGGGGTTCTATGAAGCGAGGGTCAACCCGATGAACAGGTGGAGAGAACTTCCCAAGAGAGCTTTCTGGATCTTCTATGGAGCCGGCCTTGGCTTGAGCCTCCTCTTTGGCTTCCTCCTCCCTCGTTTGGGTCTCCTCCATCCCCACTTCCCTTTTCAATCCTTTCCCCAATTCTTCGGCCTCTTCGGTCTCCTCGGATGTCTCCTGCTCATTCTGATCGCCAAAGCCATGGGCTCCCTCCTCTTGAAGGAGGAAGATTATTATGAGAGGGAGGGGAGGGGTTGCCGATGAGAACGTGGATCCATCCCGGCATGGTCATCGTCCTGGGTGCCCTGCTGATCCCTTGGATCAGGTCGAGGCGGTTCCGGTTGACCTACCTCCTGCTCCTGCCGATTGCGGGAATCGGATTGCTTCTCTGGTCCTCATGGGGCGATAACGGGGCGATTCCGGACTGGCCCGAGGCCCTCCATCGCGGCCGGATGGACTTCCTCGATTACACGATCGAATGGGGGCGCATCGACCGGGTGGCCACGGTCTTCGCCTACGTCTTCCTCATCGCCGGGTTCTGCATGAACCTCTATGCCTTCGGCGCGAGGAACAACTGGGAGCACGTCGCCGCCATGGTCTATTTAGGAAGCGCCCTCGGGGCCGTCTTCGCCGGCGACCTCTTCACCCTCTTCTTCTGGCTCGAGATCATGTCCTGGGCCCCTGTCTTTCTCATCTGGTTCAGAGGGACCCGGAGCGCCATGGGTGCGGCGCTTCGTTACGCCCTCTGGCATCACTTCAGCGGGGCCTGCATCCTCGCGGGGATCCTCCTTCACGTCCATCAGACGGGCTCGATCGAACTCGGTCGCCTTCCGTGGGGATGGGGCGGAGAACATCTGGGCTCCAACCTGATGCTTCTCGGGTTCCTCGTCAATGCGGCCACCCCCCCCTTCCACTGCTGGCTCTCCGACACCTACTCCGAGGCCACGCCGAGCGGATCGGTCTATCTGACCGCCTTTACGACGAAGACGGCGATCTACTGTCTGCTCCGGACCTTCCCAGGGCTGGAACTGCTGATATGGCTGGGAGCCCTTCAGGCCATCCTCGCCCTCTTCCTGGCCCTCCTTGAAAACGACGGCCGAAGGCTCTGTTCCTATGATATCATCTCCCAGGTGGGGTATATGGTCGTCGGCGTAGGGATCGGGACCAACCTGGCGATCAACGGCGCCATCTCCCATGCCCTCTGCCATATCCTTTACAACTCCCTGCTCTTCATGGGGGTGGGTTCGGTCCTGGCGGCCGCGGGGACGGCCAAATTCCATGAGCTGGGAGGACTATACCGATATATGCCCCTCCCCTTCTGGCTCTATCTGGTAGGCGGCCTCTCCATTTCGGGGGTCCCGCTCTTCAACGGTTTCATCAGCAAGACGATGACGATCGAGGCCGCCGAGTTGATCCACAACGTCCCGGTCTATCTCCTCCTCGAGGGAGCCACCATCGGGACGTTTTTGACCACCGGCTTGAGGCTCCCTTGGAACATCTGGTTTCAAGGAAAGCAGGATGCCCCGGCCCCGATTCGAGCCAGGCTCGGGACCGCTGCCTTGACCACACCGATCTACATGATCCTGAGCATGGCCATCCTCGCACTCCTCTGCCTTCTCATCGGCGTCTATCCCAAGGTCCTTTATGTATGGCTTCCTTATCCGGTTGAGTTCATCCCCTTCACCCCTGCCCGGGTCTTTTCGATCACCCAGATGCTCCTCTTCACCTTCCTCGGCTTCTGGGTCCTGAGAGGTCACCTCGTCGGCCGTCCATGCCTCACCCTCGACACGGATTGGCCCTTCCGGATCCTGGGAAGAAAACTGATCCGTCTCTGTCAGGGTCCTCTTATGAACTTTGCCTCTTATGTGGACCGAATGGTGATGGTGGGGGTTCGATGGGTCGTCTGGGTGAGCCGCAATCCCTTAGCCGCCCTCGAGATCGGGGGAAAGGAACTTCTTCTCAAAGCCCAGAAGGCCCTTTCGCTCCCGTTGGCCAAGGGCCTCTCCTATCAGGCGATCGAGGAGAGGAAGAGGCAGTATCCCGCCTCGGCCATTCTTTTTCCTCTGGGCGCCGCCATCGGGACCATCCTCCTCTTCTTCGTTCTCTACTTGGCCTTCTATCTCTTCGCCCCCCCCTGAAGAAAGAGGTGCCCTCAAAAGATATCGGCGGAGAAGATGTAAATTTCGGTATCCTTCTCCTTCCAGGCATTGGGAGGAAGCCCCGCCTTCTGGCAGGTATGCTCGAGGAAGGTTTTGCGGTCCCATCCGTTTTCGGTGGCCACCTGGGGAAGGAGTAGGCCGGAGAACCATCCCTTTCGGATGTAGATCCCGTGCTTTCCCACCTCGATCTCGTTGACGTCCGAGATCCTTTTGAGGGGAGTGAGCACCGAAATTTCGATCTCGAGCTCTGGAAGTTCGCTCTCCGTCACGGGCGAAAAACGGGGATCTCGGAAGGCGGCCGCCTCCGCCATCTCCTCCACCGTCTTGTAAAGGGGCCCCCTTCCCTCGATGTAGCCGATGCACCCTCTCAGCTGGCCTCTCTTATGGAGGGTGACGAAAGCCCCTCGATGCTCCCTGAGCCTGGGAGCCTCGATTTTGAATTCCGGCAGGGGCCTCCCTTTGGCCCGATTCTCGATGACGGTCTTGGCGATGTGGCGGAGGATCTTCTTCTCCTCCTCGCTCAACCCCAAATCGACGCCCACCCGCTTCTCCCCTTTCATCTGCACCTCTCCCTCGGCCTTCCGATAAAGGACGGCGGAGACGTATCCGACGACGCGGCCCCGGTCTCCGGTAACGTCTCCCGAATTTAAATACTGAAGGACCTTGCTTCGATTCGCCCCCAGGGCTTTTGCAGCCATCATCACCGTGAGGGCGGGCCCTCCCCCACAGGCCTCGCAGCGGCCTTCCCTCAGATCGCGGCTCAGCCCCTCTGGGTCGAATCGTTCCACATGGCCGAGAAAGATCCGGTCCAGTTGAACCGCCTTCTCATAAGGATGAAAATGGGAGAGGTCGGTGCTGGCCACCATCAACACCCTCTTGCCCCGGACCGTCTCGGCGATGGCCTGACTGAGGGACCTGCAGGTCTCGAGACTCCAGTAGGGCTCCATCACGATGGGGACGAGCTTGAACGACTTTAAGGCGACCTGGAGAAAGGGGATCTGGACCTCAAGGGAATGCTCCTGCCGATGGGCCTCG includes:
- the amrB gene encoding AmmeMemoRadiSam system protein B, yielding MRLHVLIFCFAVVFLVPFLLIGEPFGFRERKEVGMGEIREPAVSGTFYPDRPEILRREIQKYLDQVKRETIEGEIVGLIAPHAGYIYSGLVAASAYKLIQGKEFPSVVVVAPSHRVAFKGASLYDRGGYRTPLGVVPIDEELSKRMMERWRGIQFLPEAHRQEHSLEVQIPFLQVALKSFKLVPIVMEPYWSLETCRSLSQAIAETVRGKRVLMVASTDLSHFHPYEKAVQLDRIFLGHVERFDPEGLSRDLREGRCEACGGGPALTVMMAAKALGANRSKVLQYLNSGDVTGDRGRVVGYVSAVLYRKAEGEVQMKGEKRVGVDLGLSEEEKKILRHIAKTVIENRAKGRPLPEFKIEAPRLREHRGAFVTLHKRGQLRGCIGYIEGRGPLYKTVEEMAEAAAFRDPRFSPVTESELPELEIEISVLTPLKRISDVNEIEVGKHGIYIRKGWFSGLLLPQVATENGWDRKTFLEHTCQKAGLPPNAWKEKDTEIYIFSADIF
- a CDS encoding Na(+)/H(+) antiporter subunit D, which encodes MRTWIHPGMVIVLGALLIPWIRSRRFRLTYLLLLPIAGIGLLLWSSWGDNGAIPDWPEALHRGRMDFLDYTIEWGRIDRVATVFAYVFLIAGFCMNLYAFGARNNWEHVAAMVYLGSALGAVFAGDLFTLFFWLEIMSWAPVFLIWFRGTRSAMGAALRYALWHHFSGACILAGILLHVHQTGSIELGRLPWGWGGEHLGSNLMLLGFLVNAATPPFHCWLSDTYSEATPSGSVYLTAFTTKTAIYCLLRTFPGLELLIWLGALQAILALFLALLENDGRRLCSYDIISQVGYMVVGVGIGTNLAINGAISHALCHILYNSLLFMGVGSVLAAAGTAKFHELGGLYRYMPLPFWLYLVGGLSISGVPLFNGFISKTMTIEAAELIHNVPVYLLLEGATIGTFLTTGLRLPWNIWFQGKQDAPAPIRARLGTAALTTPIYMILSMAILALLCLLIGVYPKVLYVWLPYPVEFIPFTPARVFSITQMLLFTFLGFWVLRGHLVGRPCLTLDTDWPFRILGRKLIRLCQGPLMNFASYVDRMVMVGVRWVVWVSRNPLAALEIGGKELLLKAQKALSLPLAKGLSYQAIEERKRQYPASAILFPLGAAIGTILLFFVLYLAFYLFAPP